The Leifsonia poae region CGGGGGCGACGGATGCGGCCCACGGTCGGGTGGCGAGCACTGCGGCGAGCGCGTCGGCTCCGTCGGAGACTTCCAGCGTGATCCGGTGGCGGCCGTAACGGGCCTTCAGCTCCGGGATCGGTGCCTGGGTGAGCACCCGGCCGTGGTCGAGGATGGCGACCGAGTCGCAGACCCGCTCGACGTCGCCGAGGATGTGCGTGGAGAAGAAGATCGTCGTGCGCCCACGCAAGGAGCCGATCATGTCGAGCACGTCTTTGCGTCCGATCGGATCCAGCGCGCTTGTAGGCTCGTCGAGCAGAAGCAGCCGGGGCGCGTTGACGAGGGCCTGGGCGATGCCGAGGCGTTGGCGCATCCCCCGCGAATAGCCGCCGATGCGCGTCGTGACGCCGCTGAGGCCGGCGGCGTCGAGCAGCATCCCGGTGCGTTCGGTGAGCACGCGGCGTTCGAGCCCGAACAGGCCGCCGGCGAAGAGCATGAACTCCTCCGCGGTCATCCACTCGTAGAAGGCGGGAACGTCGGGCAGGAATCCGAGTTGGGCGCGCACCGTGTTGCCCGCATCCGACACGTTCTCGCCGAGCACGCGGACGGTGCCGCTCGTCGGCCGCGCCAAACCGGTGATCAGGCGCAGCGTCGTCGTCTTACCGGCGCCGTTCGGGCCGAGGAAGCCGAAGATCGACCCCTCCTCAACCGTGAGGTCGACGGCGTCGAGCGCTTTGCGCCCGCGATAGGCCTTGGTGAGCGCCACCGCTTCGAGCGCGGCGGTCATCGGGATCCCCCGGTGCCGGGCTCGCCGGTGCCGCCCTTCCCGGAGCCGCCCTCATCTGCGGGGTCGCCGTACAGTGCGTCGGCCACCGAACGGTTCGAGACCGTTCCCGGCGCCGAGGGCACCTGTTCCACCGGCGTTGCCGGCCGGCGCCCGATCGTCAGATAGAGGATGGCGCCGATGAGGTTGATCAGCACGATGATCGCGACCCACACCCATTTGTTGCCGAGCGCGACCCGCTCGCGGGGGCGACGGACGAGGTCGACGAGCGCGAACACATCCAAGGCCAGCTCGGCGAGTGCGAGGACGCCGAGGATCACCAGCACGCCGACGGGGAGGGAAGTGAGGGTCAGGTTCGGGCTCATCGCGATTCTCCTTGGGCGCCGACGACGTCGGCGCTGATAACAATCTGCTTGACAAGAAGCCCATTTGTCAAGGTATTGTTTACACATGTCGGATTCCTTCTCCGCCGCCGCCGGCCGCCTTCACCGTGATCTGGAGACGATCCTGGCCGCGCCCGTGCTCCGCAGCGAGAGCGATCCGCTCGACGCGCTCCAGGCGTCGCTCGCTGTTCAATCCCGCGCCGCCGAGCTGGTCGCTTCAGCGGTCGAACACGCTCGCAGCTCCGGCCGCACCTGGCAGGAGATCGGCGACGCGCTCGGCGTCAGCCGCCAGGCGGCCTTCCAGCGTTACGGCCGCCCGATCGACCCCCGAACAGGAGAGACGATGAACACCACACCCCTGCCCGAAGCCACCGACCTTGCCGTCACGGTCGTCGACGACCTCACGCACGCTCGCTGGGCGGCGGTCGCCGACCGGTTCGACACCACCGTGCGCTCACAGCTCGGTCCCGACGGCCTCGCCGCGGCATGGGCGCAGATCGTCGGCCTCGCCGGCGCCTACGAGAGCCACGGCGACATCACGGCGACACGCATGGCCGAGTACACGGTCACCGACACCCCCCTCGCCTTCGAAGCGGGCGACTTCATCGCCCGCGTCTCGTTCCGTGACGACAAGACCATCGCCGGGCTGTACATCCTCCCGGCCGAAGTGGCACCACTGCGTCCCGAGTGATCGGATGCGCGCGGCGCGGGCGCCCCTAGTCCGCCTCGTGCTCCAGCGGCCGGATCAGCTCGGGGCCGTCGCCGACCACCGGGCCGACACGATCGAAGACGAGATCGTTCGCGACGGGGATCGCCGCCCGCACCGCTTCGTCGAGCAGTGCCTGGTCGCCGACGACCGTCGGGTCGACCCAGTGGTCCCAGAGCTCTCGCGGCAGGGGAACCGGGTTGCGGTCGTGGATGTCTTCGAGCGTCTGCACCGCATCCGAGGTCAGGATCGTGGCGGTGAGGTGCCAACGGGCCGGATCGTCCCGGCCGAGCGCCGGGTCGGCCCACCAGGCGTAGAGTCCGGCGAGCCCGAGCAGTTCGCCGTCTCGCGCATGGATGAAGAACGGCGTCTTCTTTCCGGTGTCGGTGTTCGTCTGCCATTCGTAGTACCCGATCGCGGGAACGATGGCGCGTCGCGAGGCGACCGATGCTTTGAACATCGGCTTCTCCGCGGCGGTCTCAGCGCGCGCATTGAAGGTGGGAACCCGGGTCTTGAGCTCCTTCGACCAGGAGGGCGTGAGCGACCAGCGGGCGACCTCCACCCGGCGCACGGCGGGCTCGTCCCGTTTCTTGCTCTGCAGGAAGACGGGGATCGGATCGGTCGGGGCGATGTTCCAGCTCGGCCGCCAGTCGCGGAAGTCACCGCCCTCCGCCACGAACTCCTGAATCATGTCGTCGGTCTCTTTGTCCATCGCGAAACGCCCGCACATGCAGGTGAGCATACTCAGGACCACCGTCGAAGGCACCGAGTGCGTGGCCGAGCCCGCCGCGGCCACACCCCCGTCAGTCGGCGTTGTTCACGGGTCCGGCCGCCTCGGCCACCTGGCGGTGCAGCTCCGCGTGATCGGCGGCGGTGAGCGCCTCCCCGCCGCCGAACGAGTACGGCTCGCCCGCACCCGTCTCGATGAACGCCGTGAGGCTACCGTTCACGAACATGCCCCACGCGTTCGTGCACAGCTCGTAGCATTCGACGTCGGGGTCGAGCCCCTCATGGGTGAAGACGATCCGCGTGCCTGCGTCGGCCTCCTCGATGTCGAAGCGGACCGTCGTTCCGTTCCACTCCTGCTTGTCGGCGATGAAGTCGAGGTAGCTTCCGGTGACGAGCCAGGAGATCCGGTGCGCCGGAACGATCTCGGTGACGCGGAATCCGCTGTAGTGCAGTCCGGGGACGACGTACACGAACTCGTCGCCGATGGCCGTCGTCGAGCCGGTGATCCTCCCCCACCATCCGGAGACGTCATTGATCGCATCGAACGCTTGCTGTGGCGTGGCATCCACGGTGATCGTCGTCGTGTAGTTCGCTGTCATCTTCGTCTGCTCCTTGTTTCGACCCCTCGACGGGGCGCTGACTAACTTGCGTGATGCAAGCGTAGGATCACCGACTTGTATCACGCAAGTGTTAAGGTCGAACCATGTTGGGGAAGACCTATGACACGCAGGTGTGCTCGATCGCACGCTCCCTCGAACTCGTCGGCGAACGCTGGAGCCTGCTCATCATCCGCGACGCCCTCTTCGCCCGGGTGACGCGCTTCGGCGACTTCCAGCACAACCTCGGGATCGCGACCAATGTGCTCGCAGCACGACTCGACGCTTTCGTCGCGAGCGGAATCATGGAGCGAGAGGAGCCCTCCGACTACATCCTGACAGCCAAGGGACGCTCCCTCGCCATTGCGCTCATCGCTCTCACCGAGTGGGGAGACGCCTGGGCATCGCCCATCGAACCGCCCATCCTGTACCGGCACACGGCCTGCGACGGCGGTGCGGTGCACACGGTCGCACTGTGCGAGACGTGCGGCCCGGTTCCCGAGGAGGAGATCGCCGTCAGCATCGGTCCGGGCATGCCCGCCGACTACCTCGCGGCGCGACGCGGAGGCACCCGCGCCAGCTGATCGGCACCGCAAGCGTCGACGAACCCCACGCGCCCGAATCGGTCCGGCCCGCCCTGCCCGCCCGCCCTGCCCGCCGAATGCGGCGTGCCTCACGCCGTCAGGGTCGACTCCGATTCCGACTCCGGGTCCTGATCCCGGTCGGGCGTGGCGAGGCTGTCCTGGCTGCGCAATGGATAGGCCCAGAAGCAGATCCAGCCGAGAGCGGCGGCCACAGCGGGAAGCACACCCATCAGCAGCCGAACGCCTCCGTCGACGGCGGCCGCCTGGTGGTCGCCGGCGGCCGGATCGTAGCCACTGGCCGTGAGCACCCACGCGACGGCGACCGCCTGCACGATCACGGAGCCGCGCACGACGAACCCGTTGGCGCCGAAGTAGATGCCCTCTCGGCGCAGACCGGTGCGCTTCTCGTCGTCGTCGATGACCTGCGCGAGAGCGACCTCGAGCAGTTGCAGCACTCCGCCGACCCCGACACCGACGCCGAGTCCCACGAGGACGGCGCCGAGCATCCCGGCCGGGAAGAGGTAGGCCAGCGACGCGACGGCGTAGACGGCCACCGCCCAGAGCAGCGCCGTGCGGGGCGAGCTGCGCCGCACCACCCACGACCAGCCGACGATCGCCGGAACGGCCGCGAGGAAGATCGCCGCGAGGATCGGCGTGCTCGCCGTCTGCGGCTCGTTCAGCGAGTACCGCACATAGAATGGCACGGAGGCGATGATGATCGACGTCGAACTCTGCACGAAGAGCGACCCGAGCACATACGTGACGAACGCGCGATTTCCGAAGGTGTACGCGAGCTGCGCCCTCCAGGGCAGGGCTGCCTCGCGTGCGCGCACCGCTTCGCGGTCGACGGGCCGCTCGACCATCCCGGCCAGTGACCAGGCGAAGAAGCCGAGGCAGACCACGCCGAGCGCCAACGCCATGCCGGCCCAGCCGATCGTGCCGTAGAGAAGCGGGGCACCCGCTGTTCCGAGGATCATGCCGACCAGCCCGAACAGCTGCCGCGGGGTGTTCCCGCGCGCGCGTTCGCGGGTGCTGCGGAAGATCTCGGGGAACAGGGCGGAGACGTTGAGCACCACGACGACGACGGTGACGTCGTAAACGGCGACGATCACGAGGAACCAGACGAGCAATCCTGCCGCATCCAGACCGGCCGGGGGCATCCAGATAAGGACGAACGCCACGATCATCGGGCCGATGCCGAGCGCGATCCACGGCACCCGGCGCCCCCACCGCGTCCAGCGCCGGTCGGAAACGGCGCCGACGAGCGGATTCAGCAGGGCGTTCAGGATGCCGTGGGCGACCATCGCCCCGGCCACCCATTCCGCGGGCACCTTCAGCTGGTCGGCGTAGAAGAACACGACGAACGCCGAGAAAGTCTGCGCCATCAACTGGATGGGGAACGCTGCGGCGCCGAACCCGAGGGTCTGCGCGCGCCCGGCCGGCCCGGTGAGCCGACGGTCCCGCATCCGCCCGAGCGCGCTCATCGCTCACCCCTCTGCACGGCGCGGAGGTCGCGCCACGAGACGCGCACGATGCCTTCAGCCGTGATCGTCGCCGCGACCTCCGGATCGGCGAGCAACCGGTGCTCGTATCCGCGCTTCGAGGCGCCGTAGTCGGCGATGTCGGCAAGCTCGGCATCGTCGGCCATCGGATGCAGGTAGAACTCGGTCACTCCCGCCCCGACCGACCTCAGCAGGTTCAGGAACCCGGCCTTGACCTCGTCGTAGCTTTCTTCGTCGGCCGTGCCGGCGTCGCGCAGGTCGAACGGATGCGTCCACAGCCGGTCCGGGAGCACGACCCCCAGCCGATCGGCCAGGCCGGTCGCCTGATCCAGTGCGCCCTGGAAAGACGGATCGATGTCCATCCCGTCGATCGAGCGCGGCAGCCGGAACGGCAGCCCGTGCTGTGCGGCGAGGGCGAGCACGACGGGAAGGAGACTGCGCCCGGTCGCCAATCCGTAGACCGACCCCATGTGGTTGTCGAGGTGGCTGACATCCGCTCCGGCCGCCAGCGCAGCCGCCAGCTGCGCGGCGAGCTCTGCGGCGACATCCTCGTCGCTCACCTGCCGTTCGACGCTCTCCACATCGAGGGGGAAGTAGCCGGCGTCGTCCACCAGCGTCGTGCCGACGCCCGTGAGCGGCCGCCACCGATAACGGCTCCACTCGCTGGTCAGCACCAGATGCACGCCGACATCCAGCGCCGGCCTCGCGGCCGCGAACGCGAGCGCCTCGGGCGCCCAGGAGCACGGCACCATCACGGTCGTCGAGTCGATATTCCCGGCCTCCAGCAGCTCGGTGATCGCCCGATTGGCCGCGCGGCACATGCCGAAGTCGTCGGCGTTCAGGATGATCGCCCGGGCGTCCGGCGCGAAGCCGAGGCGTTCGACGAGGTCTGACGGGGCCGGGCTCGCCGGCGGGCGGGGGTTCGGTGTCATGGATGGTCTCCTTCGGGGTCGGTCACGAAGCGATCGGGGAACCGGCGGCGGAATCGGCGGCCACGGCGGCGTCGAACACGTCGTCGCGCACCTGCCGATGCACCTGCCCGATGGCTCCGAGCAACACGCCCTCGCCCTGCAGGGCGGATGGCACGAACCGCATGGGCAGCTCCGCGGCGGCAGTCGCCGCGAAGTCGGTGACGGCCGTCACCAGCAGGTCGTCGGCCGCCAGGTCGGTCAGCACGAACAGGTCTGGATCGAGCACGAGGGCCACGGATGCGGCGGAGAGGGCGAGCCGTCGGCCCACCTCGGCGACCACACGCCGCGCGCGCCCGTCACCGGCGGCGGCATCGTGCAGTAGTGCACTCAGCGGCCGCCCGGACGGCAGCCCTTCGGCACTCGCCAGGTCGGCGATCGCCCGGCGGCCGAGCGACTCCGCTCCCAGCCGGAGCCCCGGCTGAGGCAGATAGGCCACCTCGCCGGCTCCACCTGCCGCGCCGCGGTACAGTCGCCCATCGATCACGAGGCCGGCGCCGAATCCGGAGTCGAGCGAGAGCACCGCGAAGGTGCGGGCGTCGCCGACGGCCGTGCCGCACTGCTCGGCGAGCGCGCTCAGATTGATGTCGTTCTCGATGGTCACCGGGCAATCGAGCCCCGCCTGGAGCGCATCGTGGAGCGCTGTTCCGCCCACCGCATATCCGGGAACGGTGCGGAGCGTCCGCCCGTCGGCCCCGACGATGCCGTCGATCCCGACGACGGCCCGCCGCAACCGTGGGGCGGCGGCCCCGGTCTCACCCGGTTCGATCGCGCCGACGGCGTCGGCAGCCAGCTCGAGGATGAGCGCGGCGCGGGCCTCCTCCCCGTCGATCATGCCTGCAACCTCGGCTCCGGCGCGTGCGCGAACCTCCCCGGACGCATCCACCACTGCGACCCGCACGTGGTCGGGCGCGCTGTGCACCGCGAGCCCGAAAGCGGTGTCCGGAACGAGCCGATAGAGCACCGCTGCCGGCCCGCGTCGCGTGCGGTCGAGCCCGGCTTCGGCGATGACACCCGAACCGACGAGCGCCTGGACGGTCTGCGTCACCGTGGTGCGCGACAGCCCTGTGGCCGCGACGAGTTCTGGGCGGGCGAGCTGCCCGCGCGCATCGAGCACGGCGAGCACGGCCCGGGCGTTGAGCGCCCAGAGCAGCCCTTGCGGGCCCGCGAGCAGGCCATCCATGCGTTCTCCTCCCACGTCGCTGTGCGGAACGGGTTGAGTATGACACAAAGTGTCGTACTGGGGAAGAGTGCCGGCGCGGAGGCGATTCGAAGCAGGCTCCCGGCCGCCTGACAGAGGGCTCTCGTAAAGATGAGAAATAATCACCCCCCAACAGGGCTCACGCTCGATGTGGAAAACGATGTAATCTCACTTTTGTGAATAGGTGAGAAACAGTCACTTTCCGTTCGCTGAACTCCTCGTCCGGTCTCACGAGTGGGTCTCCCGGTTCACACACCCGAAATGCACCAACCCGACACGCAGGGAACAACCCGTGAACCCGCATCCGCCGCGTCGAGCGACCCGATCGCTCAACCCCCTTGGCGACCCCAGGCCGCCTCGGCGCGAGCGGAGCAACGGACGAACCCTCACAAGCGGGGCCGGCGGCGGTGAAGCCGTTCGAGACCACGGCTTTCCCCCAGCCGTCGTCGGCTCTTCCGTCGGGAATCCCAGCGCGGGGAGGGCGCTTCCATGACCGTCGTCAAGACACGAATTTCCACCTTCGGCCGGCCCGAGGTGGCGGCACAACCCGTCTCCTCCGAGCGCACATGGGCACGGCAGTACCGAGCACGACTCTTCGTGACCGACACGGCCATCATCCTCGCCTCGACGATCGGAGCCATGTTCCTGCGCTTCGGCTTCGATGACACGGGCGCACGGTTCGCCGGTTTCCGCACCGACTACTTCACCCTCTCGATGCTCATCGCGGCGACCTGGATGTTCGCGCTCGGCGTCTACCACACCCGCGACCCACGCGTGGTGGGCGTCGGGGTGTCCGAGTACAAGCGGGTCGTCAACGCCAGCGCGCTGACGTTCGGCCTGCTCGCCATCGTGTTCCTGGTGGCGAAAGTCGACATCGCCCGCGGCTACTTCGTGCTCGCACTCCCCGTCGGCGTGCTCGGCGTGCTGTTCTCGCGCTGGCTGTGGCGCCAATGGCTCATCCGCCAGCGGATGTTCGACCACTACCTTTCCCGCGCTCTCGTCGTGGGAGGGTTCGACGACGTCGACTACGTCGTGCGGCAGATCCACCAGAAATCCGGCGCGGCTTACAACGTCGTCGGTGCCTCCCTCGACGCGGCGCCGCACGGCGCGCATGTGCGCAAGGGCGTTCCGGTGCCGGCCTCCGCGGGCAGCACCGCCACGGTCGCCGCCCCGCAGCGCGAGGTGCCGGTCGTCTCCGACCTCGACGGCGTCGCCGAGGCCGCCGCCCGGCTCGGTGCTGACACCGTGATCGTCGCCGGACAGGCGCTCACCGGCGGCGACTTCGTGCGCAACCTCGCCTGGCAGCTCGAAGGAACGGCCACCGAACTCGTCCTCGCCTCGCGGCTCACAGATGTGGCCGGACCGCGCATCCACTTCCGCCCGGTGGAGGGCCTTCCGCTCATCCACGTGGAGATCCCGCAATTCGAGGGCGGCAAGCACGTGCTCAAGCGGGCGTTCGACTTCTTCGTCTCCGGCATCGCTCTGGCGCTGCTCTCCCGCTCTTCCTCATCATCACGCTGGTCATCAAACTCGACGACCGCGGGCCGGCGATCTTCTCGCAGGAGCGGGTCGGCCGCAACGGCGAGACGTTCCGGATGTTCAAGTTCCGTTCGATGGTCGTCGACGCCGAGGCGCGCCTCGCGCAGCTGCAAGCGAAGAACGACGGGAACGGGCTGCTCTTCAAGATGAAGAACGATCCCCGCATCACCCGCATCGGCCACACCCTTCGCAAATACTCCCTGGACGAGCTCCCGCAGCTCGTCAACGTCTTCCTCGGCGATATGAGCCTCGTCGGCCCCCGCCCCCCGCTGCCCGCGGAGGTCGAAGGCTACGACGACCACGTGCACCGCCGCCTGTACATCAAGCCGGGACTCACCGGCATGTGGCAGGTGAACGGCCGCTCCGACCTCTCGTGGGACGAAAGCGTGAGACTCGACCTCTACTACGTCGAGAACTGGTCGCTCACCGGCGACCTCGTGATCATGTGGCGCACCGTGAAGGTGCTCACGCATCCCGTGGGGGCGTACTGATGAACGCCGCCAACGCACCAAGCAGGACCCGACCACCGCAAACCCCCATTCGCACATCACAGACACCGAGGTTGTCATGAGCACTGAATCTCGCCCCCGCGCTCGCTCGCTGGGCATCCTGGCCTCCGTCGTCACGACGATCGGACTGGTCTTCGGCGGGCTGGCGCTGGCATCGCCGGCGATGGCCGACACGGCACCACCGGATCCGTCGAGCCCGGCCTCGCCACCGACGGTCGGAGCGACGCCGCTCCCCACCACCCAGATCGACGGTGTCGCCTGGGCGCAGGTCGTCGTGGGCAACACGGTGTACGTCGCAGGAAGCTTCGCCACAGCCCGCCCCGCGGGTGCTGCGGCCGGCGTGAACACCACGCCGCGCGCGAACCTCCTCGCCTACGACATCACCACAGGCAACCTCATCTCGAGCTTCAACATCCCGTTGAACGCACAGGCCCTCGCCATCACGGCGTCGCCCGATGGCTCGCGAGTCTACGTGGGCGGTGACTTCACCACCGCCGGCAGCGGCAACTACTACCGCATCGTCGCGATCAGCACCGCCACCGGCCAGATCATCAGCAGCTTCCGGCCGATCATGGAGAGCGAAGTGCGCGCCCTCGCCGCCACGAACACCGCCGTCTACGCCGGCGGAACGTTCTCCAGCGTGAACGGCACCCACACCGGATACATCGCCAAGATCAACGCCTCCGACGGCTCCCTCAATACCGCCTGGCAGGGCAGCGCCGACTACGTCGTCGACGCGCTCGCGGTGAGCCCCGACGGCAGCAAGGTCTACGCGGGCGGCCGGTTCCAGAATATGAACGGCACACCGCAGTACGGCCTGGCCATGCTCACCGGCGACACCGGAGCCGTGCAGCCGTTCGCCGCGAACCAGACGGTCCGGGACGCGGGCACGCAGGCCGGCATCACGTCGCTCGCGGCCACCAACGACACCGTCTACGGCTCCGGCTACGTGTTCGGCTCCGGCGGCAACCTGGAAGGCAGCTTCTCGGCCAACCCGAACACCGGCGCGATCAACTGGATCGAGGACTGCCACGGTGACACCTACTCGATCTTCCCGATGAACAGCGCGCTGTACATCGCCGGTCACCCGCACTACTGCGGCAACGTCGGCGGGTTCCCGCAGACCAACCCGTGGACCTACCACCACACGCTCGCGTTCTCGCAGGCGACCACCGGCACCCTCACGAACAACGGGGACGGCGCCTACGCGAACTTCAGCGGTCAGCCCTCCCCGACCCTGCTCAACTGGTTCCCCCAGTACGTGACCGGTTCCTACACCGGTCAGGGCCAGGCGGCGTGGAGCGTATCGGGCAACGGCAACTACCTGGCGGTCGGCGGCGAGTTCCCCTACGTCAACGGCATCGCCCAGTACGGTCTCACGCGCTACGCGATGGACAGCGTCGTGAAGAGCACCACCGGGCCGAACGTCAACGTCCCGCTCGTGCCGAACGCGGCATCCTTCACCGCCGGTCAGGCCCGCGTCTCGTGGACCGCGACCTACGACCAGGACAACGTGAACCTGAACTACAAGGTCGTGCGCGACGGTGACACCGCCCACCCGGTGTACCAGACCAACCAGATCTCCAACTTCTGGACCCGCCCGGCGATGGGCTTCATCGACACCGGGTTGACGCCCGGCAGCACGCACTCCTACCGGGTGTACGTGACAGACCCCGACGGCAACCAGATCTCACGACTCGGCAACACCGTGACGATCGCCGCCACCAGCTCCGGCGGAGCCTACGCCAGCTCGGTCACCGCGGCAGGCGCGTCGTCGTACTGGCCGCTTGACGAGTCGAGCGGAAGCGTCGGCCTCGACCACGTCGGATTCAACGACCTGCAGATGCAGGCCGGTGTGACCCGCGGCGTCGCCGGACCGATCACCGGAACCACCGCATCCACGTTCAGCGGAGACTCCACCGGCTGGGCCGTGACCCCGGCGACGGCCACCGCACCCGACACGTTCACCGCGGAGGCGTGGATCAACACCACGACCACCAACGGCGGCAAGATCATCGGCTACGGCAACGCGAACACCGGCACCTCCTCCAGCTACGACCGTCATGTCTACATGGACAACAACGGCAAGATCTGGTTCGGCGTGTACCCGGGATCCTCGCAGACCCTGAACAGCTCGGCTTCGTACAACGACGGCCAATGGCACCAGATCGTGGCCTCCCTCGGCCCGAACGGGATGCGGCTCTACATCGACGGCAAGCTCGTCGGTTCGCGCACCGATGTCACGAACGGGCAGGCGTACTCCGGCTACTGGCGGATCGGCGGTGACAGCCTGAGCGGATGGTCCAACCAGCCGACCAGCAACTTCTTCGCCGGCAGCATCGGGCAGGTCTCGATCTACCCGACGGTGCTCTCGCCGACCACGATCGTGAACCAGTACGTCGCCTCCGGCCGCACCTCACCGTTGCAGCCGGCTCCGGCCGACGCCTACGGCGCTGCGGTCTACAACTCCAACCCGGACATCTTCTGGCGCCTCGGCGACACGAGCGGTTCGACGGCGGTCAGCGCGGACGCGTACGGCAACAACGGCACGTACTCAGGCACGGCGACCACGAAGAATCAGTCGGGCGTGCTCCCGGGCAACGCCGACAAGGCGGTGAAGTTCAACACGAACTCCAGCGGCTCCAGCGGCGGCATCGTCAGTTCCAACCAGCAGGTCACCAACCCGACCACATACTCCGAGGAGATCTGGTTCAAGACGAACACGACGAACGGCGGAAAGCTCATCGGGTTCGGTGACGCCCAGACCGGGCTGTCGAGCAACTACGACCGCCACATCTACATGCAGACCGACGGTCGCATCGTGTTCGGGACGTACACCGGGCAGACCAACACCATCACCTCGCCGACACCGCTGAACGACAACCAGTGGCACTACGCGGTGGCCACGCAAGCCTCGGACGGCATGAAGCTGTACGTGGACGGCACCCTGGTCGGCACCAATCCCCAGACGGCCGCGCAGAACTACAGCGGCTACTGGCGGATCGGCGGTGACAGCACCTGGGGCGGCGCACCGTACTTCTCGGGAACGCTCGACGAGGCTGCGGTCTACTCCAGCGAGCTGAGCGCGCAGGACGTGACCAACCACTACGCCCTCGCCACCACCGGCACCCTGCCGAACCAGGCGCCCATCGCCTCCTTCACGTCGAGCCAGTCCGGCCTGACGCTGAACGTGGACGGCAGCGCCTCCAGCGACCCGGACGGAACTGTTGCGTCCTACGCCTGGGACTTCGGTGACGGAGCGACGGCGACGGGTGCGACCGCATCCCACGCCTACGCGGCCGGCGGAACCTACACAGTCGCCCTCACGGTGACCGACAACCAGGGCGCCACCAACACGAAGACGACCTCCGTGACGGTCACGGCCCCGCCGCCCAACCAGGCGCCGGTCGCCGCGTTCACCTCGACGGTGTCGAACCTGAGCGTCGCCTTCGATGGCTCCGGCTCGGCCGACCCCGATGGAACCGTGGCCTCGTACGCCTGGGACTTCGGTGACGGCACGACCGGCACCGGCGTCAACCCGACACATGTGTACGCCACGGCCGGCGCGTTCACCGTCACCCTGACGGTGACCGACAACCTCGGTCTCGCCGGAACACCGGTGCAGCACCAGGTGACGACGGTCGCTCCGCCGAACCAGGCCCCCGTGGCCTCGTTCACCGCCACACCGAACGGCCTCGCCGTCGCGGTCGACGGCAGCGCATCGAGCGACCCGGACGGAACTGTCGCCTCCTACGCCTGGAACTTCGGCGACGGAGCGACC contains the following coding sequences:
- a CDS encoding ROK family transcriptional regulator, producing the protein MDGLLAGPQGLLWALNARAVLAVLDARGQLARPELVAATGLSRTTVTQTVQALVGSGVIAEAGLDRTRRGPAAVLYRLVPDTAFGLAVHSAPDHVRVAVVDASGEVRARAGAEVAGMIDGEEARAALILELAADAVGAIEPGETGAAAPRLRRAVVGIDGIVGADGRTLRTVPGYAVGGTALHDALQAGLDCPVTIENDINLSALAEQCGTAVGDARTFAVLSLDSGFGAGLVIDGRLYRGAAGGAGEVAYLPQPGLRLGAESLGRRAIADLASAEGLPSGRPLSALLHDAAAGDGRARRVVAEVGRRLALSAASVALVLDPDLFVLTDLAADDLLVTAVTDFAATAAAELPMRFVPSALQGEGVLLGAIGQVHRQVRDDVFDAAVAADSAAGSPIAS
- a CDS encoding LamG domain-containing protein, with product MSTESRPRARSLGILASVVTTIGLVFGGLALASPAMADTAPPDPSSPASPPTVGATPLPTTQIDGVAWAQVVVGNTVYVAGSFATARPAGAAAGVNTTPRANLLAYDITTGNLISSFNIPLNAQALAITASPDGSRVYVGGDFTTAGSGNYYRIVAISTATGQIISSFRPIMESEVRALAATNTAVYAGGTFSSVNGTHTGYIAKINASDGSLNTAWQGSADYVVDALAVSPDGSKVYAGGRFQNMNGTPQYGLAMLTGDTGAVQPFAANQTVRDAGTQAGITSLAATNDTVYGSGYVFGSGGNLEGSFSANPNTGAINWIEDCHGDTYSIFPMNSALYIAGHPHYCGNVGGFPQTNPWTYHHTLAFSQATTGTLTNNGDGAYANFSGQPSPTLLNWFPQYVTGSYTGQGQAAWSVSGNGNYLAVGGEFPYVNGIAQYGLTRYAMDSVVKSTTGPNVNVPLVPNAASFTAGQARVSWTATYDQDNVNLNYKVVRDGDTAHPVYQTNQISNFWTRPAMGFIDTGLTPGSTHSYRVYVTDPDGNQISRLGNTVTIAATSSGGAYASSVTAAGASSYWPLDESSGSVGLDHVGFNDLQMQAGVTRGVAGPITGTTASTFSGDSTGWAVTPATATAPDTFTAEAWINTTTTNGGKIIGYGNANTGTSSSYDRHVYMDNNGKIWFGVYPGSSQTLNSSASYNDGQWHQIVASLGPNGMRLYIDGKLVGSRTDVTNGQAYSGYWRIGGDSLSGWSNQPTSNFFAGSIGQVSIYPTVLSPTTIVNQYVASGRTSPLQPAPADAYGAAVYNSNPDIFWRLGDTSGSTAVSADAYGNNGTYSGTATTKNQSGVLPGNADKAVKFNTNSSGSSGGIVSSNQQVTNPTTYSEEIWFKTNTTNGGKLIGFGDAQTGLSSNYDRHIYMQTDGRIVFGTYTGQTNTITSPTPLNDNQWHYAVATQASDGMKLYVDGTLVGTNPQTAAQNYSGYWRIGGDSTWGGAPYFSGTLDEAAVYSSELSAQDVTNHYALATTGTLPNQAPIASFTSSQSGLTLNVDGSASSDPDGTVASYAWDFGDGATATGATASHAYAAGGTYTVALTVTDNQGATNTKTTSVTVTAPPPNQAPVAAFTSTVSNLSVAFDGSGSADPDGTVASYAWDFGDGTTGTGVNPTHVYATAGAFTVTLTVTDNLGLAGTPVQHQVTTVAPPNQAPVASFTATPNGLAVAVDGSASSDPDGTVASYAWNFGDGATGTGSTASHTYAAGGTFTITLTVKDNLGLASAPVTKSVTVTAPPPAAIASDTFERTSASGWGTADLGGAWTGAGAASAYTVASGTGTIVGAAASTKTELLSGILSTNTDTTVQFSSPTTSTGGGIYVSAIGRSNGTIEYSARVWMQSTGVVQLQLLQGSTIMQAVNVSGLTYTPGTQYQVRVQVYGTSPTTVRARVWAVGATEPTTWQTSVTDSTATLQVAGSVGLRAYLSGTATTAPLTTKFDNFVVSPAQ